Within the Staphylococcus argenteus genome, the region CCTTCTACAGTTACTACTGGACCAAAAACTTCTTCTTGTACTATGCGCATTGATGTATCACAGTTTGTAATGACAGTAGGTTCAAAGAATAAACCAGCTTTCAAATCATCTCTATTTGGACGCTTGCCACCGACTGCAATTGTCGCACCCTCTGATTTAGCTACTTCCATATAAGATTCAATCTTATTACGATGTTCTGTTGAAATGACTGGTCCCATTTCAGTATCAGCATCAAAACCATTGCCTAATTTGATTTTCTTCACTCGATCAATAAGCGCTTCTTCAAATTTATCTTTAATGTTGTTCTGTACTAATATTCTTGATCCTGCTGAACAAACTTGTCCGGCATGGAAATATCCACCATTTAATGCTTGGTCTACCGCCAAGTCAAAGTCAGCATCATCAAAGATTATGTTTGGATTTTTACCGCCAAGCTCCAAGGCAATATTCGTAACATTGTTAGCAGCATTTTTCATAATATGCTTACCAGTTTCAATGCCACCTGTAAATGATACAAGATCAACTTCTTTATGACCTGACATCACATCACCGACTTCAGAACCAGCACCTAAAATAAGATTAATTGTACCTTTAGGGAATCCAACTTCTTCCATTAATTCAAAAACACGTATCGTTGTTAAAGGTGTAATTTCACTTGGCTTCATAACTAGTGAACAACCCGTAGCAAGTGCTGGCGCAATTTTCCATGACGCTTGTAATAATGGATAGTTCCATGGTGTGATTTGTGTTACCACACCAACTGGTTCCTTAACAATTTTACTTTCTGTATCTGGAATTGGTGAATCTATGATTTCGCCGCCGTCTTTATCTGCTAAGCCAGCAAAATACATGAATACATTATGAATATCATCCATATCTGCATATGATTCCTCTAACGTCTTTCCAGTATCTAATGTTTCTAAGCGTGCTAATTCTTCGCGATGTTCTTTAATTTTATCT harbors:
- the betB gene encoding betaine-aldehyde dehydrogenase — translated: MELLKHLSQRQYIDGEWVESANNNTRDIINPYNQEVIFTVSEGTKDDAERAILAARRAFESGEWSQETAETRGKKVRAIADKIKEHREELARLETLDTGKTLEESYADMDDIHNVFMYFAGLADKDGGEIIDSPIPDTESKIVKEPVGVVTQITPWNYPLLQASWKIAPALATGCSLVMKPSEITPLTTIRVFELMEEVGFPKGTINLILGAGSEVGDVMSGHKEVDLVSFTGGIETGKHIMKNAANNVTNIALELGGKNPNIIFDDADFDLAVDQALNGGYFHAGQVCSAGSRILVQNNIKDKFEEALIDRVKKIKLGNGFDADTEMGPVISTEHRNKIESYMEVAKSEGATIAVGGKRPNRDDLKAGLFFEPTVITNCDTSMRIVQEEVFGPVVTVEGFDTEEEAIRLANDSIYGLAGAVFSKDIGKAQRVANRLKLGTVWINDFHPYFAQAPWGGYKQSGIGRELGKEGLEEYLVSKHILTNTNPQLINWFSK